The sequence TTTTTGAGAGACTATTGGAAATTCCTGTCTTCAGCAGAAAAGGAAGTTCCTTATTACTAGTATCAAACAGGCATTACAGATGTTTCTGTTTGAATTCCTCAATGGTTGGAGAGCTTAGTTGTAAATTGTGTGGGTTTAAATGTAGTTTGTGTATATTTGATAATATATAGGGCTTTATTTTTGACTTGTCATCTTTTTTATGCTGATTGAAGGCAATTAATATAGTGCTAGTGATTATTTTTGTGATACCAATTGCCATGATCTGATAATACCTGCTAGACCAATAAAGCACAGATTAATCTTTAGTCACATGATCCAAAATGATTAATCAATTACTAGTAGTACTCCCAAGTCCCAACTAGGTTCGTACATTATTCTTAGCCTAGCATCTCTAGATGATTAATCAGGTCACCAACAAATTAATAATCTGGATGTATGCAGTTCAATTAAAAACAAATCTTGAGTGGACTTTTTCTTTAGTTGTCTTGGATAGATTTATTGATAGTTTTCTTTGACTAGTCCTAGTATTATATACCTTCCTTAAAACTTCTCTTTTGGGGTGAATTATTAAGATAACTATTTTCAGATTCTCATTTCTCACCTGCATTTAAAATGATGCAGAATGTGGTGCTGAGAATGGTCACACAAGGGAGCAAATTGGCACGGTTATGCCACTTACAGAGCCTTTGCATGAGACAAATAGAACCGATGATGATCAGCTGCCGAAGGGAACAGACTCTTCATATGTGAAAATATATGGGCAGAGGCCTGGTGAGGCTGCAACTGCATACAAGCACGATGCAGGCATAGAAGCTCTCATTCCCAAACTTCGCCATGTTGATTACTATACCGAACCTAGCATCCAGGAACTGGCTGCAAAAGAGCTTGCAGAACCAGGCTTCTGCTGCCATGTCAGAGATTTTGTGGTTGGCAGGCACGGGTATGGCAGCATCAAGTTTTATGGAGAAACCGACGTAAGACAGCTTGACTTGGAGTCAATCATCCAGTTCAACAACCGTGAAGTGATTGTTTACGGTGATGACAGCAAGAAGCCTCCAGTTGGGCAGGGTCTTAACAAGCCGGCTGAGATAACTCTTTTGAATGTCAAGTGCATGAACAAGAGGACAGGGCAGCAGTATACAGAAGGCCCCAAGGTCGAGAAGTACAAGGAAATGTTGACACAGAAAACTCAAGAACAGGGGGCCGAGTTCATATCGTTTGATCCTATCAAGGGGGAGTGGAAGTTCAAGGTCATTCACTTCAGCTGTTATGGGTTTTTGGTAGATACCGAGATATGTAGGAATCGGGCTGGTCGTTCCTAGCCTCGTTTTCTACATTTTCTTGCCAAAGTGAGCTTTCTGTGGATAAACATGTATGACTAGGAGATAGCGTAGTTTATTGTCCATAATTCTACTCCTTTGTATCGCCTTTGTGTATAGGCTCCTCTTTGATGCATGTGTACAGGTTAACCTGCTCGTTTTGGAATCACCCTACTGTGACACAGCCATCAACTGAGATCGGTGTGCTATGCACGCAAATACTACTTTGGAATTTGCTCCTctcttatgtatgtatgtatgtatgtatgcattctCACTTTGGTAATGCACAAGGCATCAGATTAAAGATCTGTATTATAAGATACGAACATAAAGATGAATTGATTAATACTAAGGATGTGGAGTGAGATAAaagaaatattgatatattttattaaaaatagtgAATGTTTTAAAGGGTGAAGTTTTTAGAAAAACCTCTATGTTTAAGAATTTTCAGCCAGTGTCTCAAGTTTTAAAAAAGTCTTATTGTATCATAGTCACgtgaaaagattattttatttataataattttttatttttttttatttttgaacttaTCGTCACTTTCGTCAATTCATCTTCATTCTGTATCATCACACGTAACCCTTGTCACATCACTCATAACTCTGGTAACCCATTTTTTATCCCATGGTTGGGTGTCGCTTTAGCTAGTAACCTAGCACTCTTAATTCTCTTTTTCACTTTGCAATTGGTTGCATAAGGGTTTGCCATCACTATCTATGGCTCTTGTGTGATGGTTTACTATCACACTTTTATCACTAGTTGTATAGTCTCTTCGTGCCATCTTCTTATTGTCGATCCCCTGTAAGGAAGAAAGAGAGGTAACTCATCCTCACCCATGATCTCCGTCTTTGGTCATAGAGGCTACACCCCTATTATGGGTCTAATGAGGGTCATTGCACCTCTATCAATGGGTGGCCTTACGACCAAGAGGCACAACTAAGGGTTGGACGGAGGCCAAAGGATGGTGATCGACAATAGTAGTAGAATGATCATTTTGAGAAAAAGGATGCTATGCCAAAATTTTTCAGCCCAGGAAACAATTCTCAAACTGAAGTATTTTTTAAAAAGTTTAccctttttaaaatatttattatgattttaaaataatCGTATAGCCAATCTCTTGGTCGAGATGGTATGGCTTATTGTGGTTGTACTTCATGAGAATCGGATCTGAGACAAATCGGACTGCGTTGGATCCGATCCGTTTAATGGCCCCTTACGTCGGTTTTGGTACCCACGGATTTGATCCCGCGTAAAGCTGGCGCAGCGATAAAAAATTTAGCCGTCAGTGTGGAAAAAGTTAGCGTTGGCTTCAGCCACAACCCTAATTTCCATCGAAGCCAGCGGCGGGAAGAAGATCAGCACACCTTCTCTGACTAGCAATGGAGCCGAGCGTGGCGTTCGCCGCCGACAGCCCGCCGTTGTCCGTCATCGCCGCTGCGAGAGTCGCCGGCGTCGCTCTCTCAACGGACCCCTCCCTCCCTTCCGGCTCCGACCCCGTCCTCCGCCTCGCGTCCGGGTAAGAACTCTACCTCCCTCCTGCTGCTCTGTGGTTCTTGGACGGTGTCATGCTTAGGATCCCTTCGGCGAATGCGGAAAATCTTGTTGATTCCGATTCTCTACTGTGTACAGTCTAATTATTGGCGTGCAAATGAAGTCTATCAAACATAGATCTTGTCGTCTGCGGATAAACTTTGCCGTCGAAGAATGCGGCGATTCTATTTTCTGTTCCTGCTAGATCTCTGTATAGAAAACACTGTAATTTTGATTTTGCTTGACGGTTTTTGCTGGTCATTGAGTGTATAGGTTATGTTCCTAcggaattttttatttttcttactcAACGGGTATGCGTGTTACCGAATCCCAATTCTTTTGGCTTCCTTTGCGGATTCTCTAATCtcaccttttctttctttctttctttttttcttttctgctcTTCTCTGCTGGTCTTGGGTGGAAATACCAATTGAATCATTGTgatctttaaataaaaaaaatacaaaacaagaaaattattatttattaaaattagcGACATTACTATTAAATTATGCATTCACTTTaataaaaacataattattaatttaagAATATTGTGAGTTACtaaatcttaaaactttatttataaattttaatagttGCATATTCGTATCATAAGAttcaatttttataaattataggaTATCTGACTTTGCAACCCCTTTTATGATCCTAGGTAGGTAAGCGAGTTTGATATTTGATAACTTCTGCTTTTGGATATCTTTGGTTTCTAAGTCACTTTATATACCTAACTTTTTATGGTTTGCTTGATGATACAGAGAGACCTTGCAGGGTACTAACTCTCTCCTGCGCTATATTGGGCAATTTGCAGCTCTTCCTAATTTCTTTGGGCAGGATGCATttgaagaagagcaggtattaacACCATGGCTTAGTGTTTGCTTTTGAGGTATTTTTGCTTCTTGGATCACTGAAGATGCATGACCAACTGTCCATGGGGGTTTTTGACAGATTAATAAATGGCTCGAGTTTTCTTCAACCTTTCTATCAGGCTCTGAATTTGAGAATGCTTGTGCGCATGTTGATGGACATCTAACTTTCCGAACCttgttggtcggttttaatttgtccATTGCTGACATTGCAATATGGTCTGCTCTTGCAGGTAGTATCTTAACTTCCGCTACTTGTTCTATTTTTTCATGTGTATGCCTTATATTTCACGGACAACCTTTCTGCTTGCAGTGGTAAGGCTGCATATATTGACCCTTCTGATGGTCTGCATTAGCATGAGCCTTGTGCATGATgctgctttttcttttttatacatCTTATATTTCTAATATTAGTCTATTATTGGAttcttattgatattttttatatcatgatACTACCTCCTATCACCATAGGCACTGGGCAGAGGTGGGAAAGCCTTAGAAAATCTAAAAGGTATCAAAATTTAGTTCGTTGGTTCAATTCCATATTAACAGAACATGGAGATGCTCTGAATGAAGTCACTGCTGCATATGTTGGGAAAAGAGGATTAGGTAAGTTTCCTGCAGGTAACACTAAGGGAATAGTAAGCAGTGGCAGTTCCAATGAAACAAATGTGCGGTCTCTGCCAAAGGAAACTGCTGGTGGCTTTGAAGTAGATCTTCCTGGTGCAAAAGTTGGGGATGTGTGCTTGCGGTTTGCCCCAGAGCCTAGTGGGTATCTCCACATTGGGCACTCAAAGGCAGCTCTGCTGAACAAGTACTTTGCCGAGAGATACCAAGGACGGCTAATAATTCGCTTTGATGACACAAACCCATCAAAAGAAAGTAATGAGTTTGTTGATAATGTGCTGAAAGACATTGAGACATTGGGCATCAAGTTTGAAAAGGTTACTTACACATCAGATTACTTTGAGGATTTGATGAAAATGGCTGAAAAGTTGATATTGGAAGGAAAAGCTTATGTTGATGATACACCAAGGGAGCAGATGCAAAAGGAGAGGATGGATGGGATTGAGTCAAGATGTCGGAACAACTCTGTTGATGTGAATCTTGCATTGTGGAAAGAGATGATTGCCGGGTCTGAGAGAGGTCTGCAATGTTGTGTAAGGGGTAAGCTGGACATGCAGGATCCTAACAAGTCCCTTCGAGATCCTGTTTATTATCGCTGCAACCTGGTTTCTCACCATCGTATCGGGTCTAAGTATAAGGTCTATCCGACATATGACTTTGCTTGTCCATATGTTGATTCTATTGAGGGCATTACTCATGCTCTTCGATCAAGTGAATATCATGATCGCAATGCACAGTATTACCGTATTCTTGAGGATATGGGCGTGCGAAATGTCCAAATATATGAGTTTAGCCGATTGAATATGGTATATACACTTCTTAGCAAGAGAAAACTTCTTTGGTTTGTCCAAAATGGTAAAGTCGATGGATGGGATGATCCTCGCTTCCCAACCATCCAGGGCATTGTACGTAGAGGCTTGAAGGTTGAGGCACTAGTACAATTCATT comes from Musa acuminata AAA Group cultivar baxijiao chromosome BXJ3-3, Cavendish_Baxijiao_AAA, whole genome shotgun sequence and encodes:
- the LOC135633830 gene encoding glutamate--tRNA ligase, cytoplasmic-like, which encodes MEPSVAFAADSPPLSVIAAARVAGVALSTDPSLPSGSDPVLRLASGETLQGTNSLLRYIGQFAALPNFFGQDAFEEEQINKWLEFSSTFLSGSEFENACAHVDGHLTFRTLLVGFNLSIADIAIWSALAGTGQRWESLRKSKRYQNLVRWFNSILTEHGDALNEVTAAYVGKRGLGKFPAGNTKGIVSSGSSNETNVRSLPKETAGGFEVDLPGAKVGDVCLRFAPEPSGYLHIGHSKAALLNKYFAERYQGRLIIRFDDTNPSKESNEFVDNVLKDIETLGIKFEKVTYTSDYFEDLMKMAEKLILEGKAYVDDTPREQMQKERMDGIESRCRNNSVDVNLALWKEMIAGSERGLQCCVRGKLDMQDPNKSLRDPVYYRCNLVSHHRIGSKYKVYPTYDFACPYVDSIEGITHALRSSEYHDRNAQYYRILEDMGVRNVQIYEFSRLNMVYTLLSKRKLLWFVQNGKVDGWDDPRFPTIQGIVRRGLKVEALVQFILQQGASKNLNLMEWDKLWTINKKIIDPICPRHTAVLEERCVILILENGPEKPFVRIVPRHKKYEPAGQKATTYTKRIWLDYADASSITEGEEVTLMDWGNAIVKEIKKEDGIITQLVGVLHPEGSVKATKLKLTWLPEIEELVHLALVEFDYLIKKKKLEEGEDFLDNLNPCTRWEIPALGDANMRNLKQGEVIQLERKGYYRCDVPFLRPSKPIVLFAIPDGRQQAS